DNA from Lactobacillus sp. ESL0791:
ATATGAAGCGGGCAAGCGACACCTGCGACATTATCATCAGGCACAATGTAAACAAAGACGAGCTGCAGCACCTTACCAGCCCTTTTTTCCGTGAACATTTTTACGGCTACTTTGAGGGGATGGATACTAATGCCGCCTGGGAAATGATTGGCGGCCCCCATGGTTACCCTAGCAATTATGATCTATTAAAAAATAATTCGATCGATCAGGTCAAAGACTGGATCAAAGAAGCCGATCCCTTTCATCAGGCAGAAAATGCCCACGAATATTGGCAGCGGCTTGGCAAAGGCTTCAAGCTGATCAGCGAACTTGATGGGGCAGAAAACATCTTACTGGTCACACATGGTTTTACCATCCGAAGCATTGCCGACCATTACGGCGATAAAATTGATGTCAGCACCGGCCCGCGTAATGCCTCAATTACGATTATGAACATGACGGCCACCGACATGAAAGTTACTTCCTACAACCAAATGAAAATTTAGGCATAATAAAATCAGGCAGAAAATTACTCTGTCTGATTTTTGTTTTTCTGCGAAACCAGCCTAATCTTTTTTATCCATTAATTTTTCCGCCGCCAGCAAGTTTTTTTCTGCCATCATGGGCACCCGGCCCAGACCATCTAAGCCAACATTTAGCAAGTAATTGATCCCCAATGAATTCAAATGTTTGCGCGTTTGACAGATTTGCTGCGGCCTTTTCCAGTCTTGGTCACGGTAAGAAAAACCCCAAGAATTGTTCATTGTTGCGGCCGTTTCATAGAGACCGTAAGGTGACGGCTTAAAACCATTGAGTGCGTTATAATCAACTTTTTCGTTGCCAGCAGTTTTAACATCAGGTACTTCATTATCACCCAAAGATACGTAGTCGTACTTGCCATTGCCCAAGCGCGAATTAACCAGGCAGTCAGGCTGCAGCCGTTTAACCGTTGCGTAAAGTTCTTGACTTTGCTGTTTGCTCAAGGTCATCGGCACATCAAACCAGGCGACGGCAATCTCACCATAGTTGGACATTATTTCCCTTACCTGCGGCAGAATTTTATTATTAAAACAAAGAGCGTAATCTTTGGACTTTTCGTCTTGAAAATCCCAGTTGTTGTCCCAAGAGCTGCCGGCACTTTCAAGGTCATTAGTCAGGTAGCCGCCGCCGTTAGGATCGTGCCAGTCCAAATCCTGTGAATAATATAAACCTAGTTTCAGGCCGGCCCGGCGGCAGGCGGCAGCTAATTCAGCCAGCACATCCCGGTGAAACGGGGAAGCATCATAAATATTGTAGCGATCAACCTGAGAATGGTACATGGCAAAGCCATCATGGTGTTTGGTCGTCACGACCAAATACTTCATACCGCATTTTTGGGCCAAGGCAACAATTTTTTCCGCATCAAAAAAGATGGGATTAAAGGCCTGCGTCAATTTGGCATATTCTTTATTGGGAATCCGCAAATTCGATTGAATCCACTCCGCGTAATTGCTGGAGGGCCGGCCATTGTATTCACCGGCAAGCAGCGAATACAGCCCCCAATGAATCATCATGCCGTATTGCGCCTTCTTAAACCATTCAATATTGCTGTTCATATGTCTATCCTCTTTTTAATTCTTTAATTAGCAATTTACATCAATTAACGAAAAAAATCAGCAATTTTCTTGCTGATTTTTTTAAATGATTAAAATTTACGAAAACGTTTATGCCGCCGTTCCAGCAATTGCGTCAGAGTTAATTGATCAAATGCTGCCAGCTGGTTAGCAATTAATTTTTGTAATTCGGCTGCATTATCGTTTAAAACCGTTTCCGGCAACACCCGCTCCACAATGCCGTTTTCTTTTAGCCATTGCGGCTC
Protein-coding regions in this window:
- a CDS encoding histidine phosphatase family protein — encoded protein: MKRIYIVRHGQTYINRYNKMQGWCDTPLTEEGIAGAEQAGEALKEVPFDIALSSDMKRASDTCDIIIRHNVNKDELQHLTSPFFREHFYGYFEGMDTNAAWEMIGGPHGYPSNYDLLKNNSIDQVKDWIKEADPFHQAENAHEYWQRLGKGFKLISELDGAENILLVTHGFTIRSIADHYGDKIDVSTGPRNASITIMNMTATDMKVTSYNQMKI
- a CDS encoding alpha-L-fucosidase; translation: MNSNIEWFKKAQYGMMIHWGLYSLLAGEYNGRPSSNYAEWIQSNLRIPNKEYAKLTQAFNPIFFDAEKIVALAQKCGMKYLVVTTKHHDGFAMYHSQVDRYNIYDASPFHRDVLAELAAACRRAGLKLGLYYSQDLDWHDPNGGGYLTNDLESAGSSWDNNWDFQDEKSKDYALCFNNKILPQVREIMSNYGEIAVAWFDVPMTLSKQQSQELYATVKRLQPDCLVNSRLGNGKYDYVSLGDNEVPDVKTAGNEKVDYNALNGFKPSPYGLYETAATMNNSWGFSYRDQDWKRPQQICQTRKHLNSLGINYLLNVGLDGLGRVPMMAEKNLLAAEKLMDKKD